In one window of Drosophila mauritiana strain mau12 chromosome X, ASM438214v1, whole genome shotgun sequence DNA:
- the LOC117147252 gene encoding sushi, von Willebrand factor type A, EGF and pentraxin domain-containing protein 1, which translates to MFCCNMLLDASVATSTSTSISTYPLQRATKRAMTPPNAMALIMLLLLALCAAGNGHICGPPAVPLNAKVRTITVDSQIAEAHYECDAGYELFGPSAVKCDRRTGWERDLPFCGVNVAYRKPVNQSSYTRSGPASYANDGKPGNKNPDGQECSETQKEPSPWWRVDLLTPQAVHVVRITTRGCCGHQPLQDLEIRVGNSSADLQRNPLCAWYPGTLDEGVVKTFTCARPLVGQYVAIQLVGVEGSLSLCEVETFTNDEFSVDRCLSPKIGVDTVVTTFSKTCYDFHITKGESFDKAQAICKQTGGDLVHDFRGATSSYILSELERRKSELKPQLVWIGAQKEPGITSRTWKWVNGDVVQKPTWGKDQPNNYNGEQNCVVLDGGRNWLWNDVGCNLDYLHFICQHSPLSCGSPDAQQNTTVMGKKFTLGEKIQYTCPKGHSLLGQTERECRLDGTWSGSSPTCKYVDCGSLPELKFGSIHMSEERTSFGVVATYSCHENYTLIGNENRTCAVDGWSGKQPECLVDWCPDPQPIAGGDVRFNDKRAGSTATYVCEPGYVLVGEAIISCGLGGEWSSKTPSCRFVDCGAPARPNRGIAILLNGTTTVNSVVKYECDEDHWLDGQSELYCTRDGKWSGEAPVCELVTCETPSVPSGSFVIGYDYNVHSKIQYNCDPGHIMHGTPVLECLDSGEWSADAPYCEYIDCGTILPIPYGSHKYVTNTTYVGSEVVFSCSQSHKLSGVLKRTCLESAVWSDASPKCEEIRCPEPKLAAHSLLSVTGNDRMYGRTLIRTAESSQNTAQTYKIGALAKYRCERGYKMVGEALATCTDSGQWSGTIPECVYVECGAPEGINNGKVVLATNATYYGAAVLYECNVNFKLNGVSRRLCTEHGNWSHEAPECVEVVCDTPNINENLIVEAGPRAVGSVATFKCAKGRIMMGNDTRVCQKNGKWTGKSPTCRPVDCGRPLAIENGRVIVVNDSTLYGGSAEYHCIPNYNRIGQYLRKCTEDGAWSGKQPRCELATAEGQETSELGTGVGIGATVIVALLVIFGLIFLYRNKARPVKNTENVQAAETKDERNAAVMSYSTLEANNRMHMDNNPSATFNTFHGGAGGRSNGGGNPDPNSNGERLNNNRSENIYDQIPNEQFYDAPYEMRTNDEVYEPEPVASNVITINGISVR; encoded by the exons ATGTTTTGCTGCAACATGCTGCTGGATGCATCCGtggccacatccacatccacatccatatccACATATCCATTGCAACGGGCCACAAAAAGAGCCATGACTCCTCCAAATGCAATGGCACTCattatgctgctgctgctggcactGTGCGCAGCTGGGAATGGCCACA TCTGCGGTCCGCCGGCGGTGCCGCTGAATGCCAAGGTGCGAACCATCACCGTTGACTCCCAGATCGCGGAGGCGCACTACGAGTGCGACGCTGGCTACGAGCTCTTCGGGCCATCGGCGGTCAAGTGTGACCGGCGGACGGGCTGGGAGCGGGACCTGCCCTTCTGCGGGGTGAATGTGGCGTACCGCAAGCCGGTCAACCAGAGCTCCTACACGCGCAGCGGTCCTGCCAGCTATGCGAACGATGGCAAGCCGGGCAACAAG AATCCCGATGGCCAGGAGTGCTCCGAGACGCAGAAGGAGCCATCGCCGTGGTGGCGCGTCGATCTCCTCACCCCGCAGGCGGTGCACGTGGTGCGGATAACGACGCGCGGCTGCTGCGGCCATCAGCCACTGCAGGATCTGGAGATCCGTGTGGGCAACAGCAGTGCGGATCTGCAGCGGAATCCGCTGTGCGCCTGGTATCCGGGCACCCTGGACGAGGGCGTGGTGAAGACCTTCACGTGCGCGCGCCCACTGGTCGGCCAGTATGTGGCCATTCAGCTGGTGGGCGTGGAGGGCAGCCTCAGTTTGTGCGAGGTGGAGACCTTCACCAACGACGAGTTCTCCGTGGATCGATGCCTGAGTCCGAAAATCGGTGTGGACACCGTGGTAACGACATTCTCGAAAACCTGCTACGACTTTCATATCACAAAAGGAGAAAGCTTCGACAAGGCGCAAGCCATTTGCAAGCAAACTG GTGGCGACTTGGTACACGACTTTCGTGGCGCCACCAGTTCGTACATCTTGTCCGAGCTGGAGCGCCGGAAGAGCGAACTGAAGCCGCAGCTCGTGTGGATTGGCGCCCAAAAGGAGCCGGGCATCACATCGCGCACCTGGAAATGGGTGAACG GCGATGTGGTGCAAAAGCCCACCTGGGGCAAGGACCAGCCGAACAACTACAATGGCGAGCAGAACTGCGTGGTCCTCGATGGAGGTCGCAATTGGCTGTGGAACGATGTGGGCTGCAATCTGGACTATCTGCACTTCATCTGCCAGCACT CTCCATTGTCTTGCGGCTCGCCGGATGCCCAGCAAAACACCACTGTCATGGGCAAAAAGTTCACTCTGGGCGAGAAGATCCAGTACACCTGTCCCAAGGGCCACTCGCTGCTCGGTCAGACGGAACGGGAGTGCAGACTCGATGGCACTTGGAGTGGCTCCTCGCCGACCTGCAAAT ATGTGGACTGCGGCAGTCTGCCGGAGCTGAAGTTTGGCTCCATCCACATGTCGGAGGAGCGGACGAGCTTCGGCGTGGTGGCCACGTACAGTTGCCACGAGAACTACACGCTGATCGGGAATGAGAATCGCACGTGCGCCGTGGACGGCTGGAGTGGCAAGCAGCCGGAGTGCCTGGTGGACTGGTGTCCGGATCCGCAGCCCATAGCCGGTGGCGATGTGCGATTCAATGACAAGCGAGCCGGTTCCACGGCCACGTACGTTTGTGAGCCGGGCTATGTGCTGGTTGGCGAGGCG ATCATCTCGTGCGGCTTGGGTGGCGAGTGGTCCAGCAAGACGCCCTCGTGCAGATTCGTCGATTGTGGCGCACCGGCACGACCAAATCGTGGCATTGCCATCCTGCTGAACGGCACCACCACCGTCAATTCGGTGGTCAAGTACGAGTGCGACGAGGATCACTGGTTGGACGGGCAGTCGGAGCTCTATTGCACCCGGGATGGCAAGTGGTCGGGTGAGGCGCCCGTCTGCGAACTGGTCACCTGCGAGACGCCATCGGTGCCATCCGGTTCGTTTGTCATCGGCTACGACTACAATGTCCACTCGAAGATCCAGTACAACTGCGATCCCGGTCACATCATGCACGGCACTCCGGTGCTCGAGTGTCTGGACTCCGGGGAATGGAGTGCCGATGCGCCCTACTGTGAAT ATATCGACTGCGGCACAATCCTGCCCATTCCCTATGGCAGCCACAAGTACGTGACGAATACCACCTATGTGGGCTCCGAGGTGGTCTTCAGCTGCTCCCAATCGCACAAACTGAGCGGAGTCCTCAAACGCACGTGCCTGGAATCGGCTGTCTGGAGCGATGCGTCGCCCAAGTGCGAGG AGATCCGTTGTCCGGAACCGAAACTGGCTGCGCATAGTCTGCTCTCCGTCACCGGGAATGATCGCATGTACGGAAGGACACTTATCCGCACCGCGGAATCCTCGCAGAACACAGCTCAAACCTACAA GATTGGAGCACTGGCCAAGTACCGATGCGAACGGGGCTACAAGATGGTGGGCGAGGCACTGGCCACCTGCACGGATAGTGGACAATGGAGCGGCACCATTCcggagtgtgtgt ATGTGGAGTGCGGTGCTCCGGAAGGCATCAACAATGGCAAGGTGGTCCTGGCCACAAATGCCACCTACTACGGCGCCGCTGTCCTCTACGAGTGCAATGTGAACTTCAAGCTGAACGGAGTATCACGACGCCTGTGCACGGAGCACGGCAACTGGAGCCACGAGGCGCCGGAATGCGTCGAGGTGGTCTGCGATACGCCCAACATCAATGAGAATCTGATCGTGGAGGCGGGTCCGCGTGCTGTGGGTTCCGTGGCCACCTTCAAGTGCGCCAAGGGCAGGATCATGATGGGAAACGATACGCGCGTCTGCCagaaaaatggcaaatggacTGGCAAGAGTCCCACCTGCAGAC CCGTCGACTGCGGTCGTCCGCTGGCCATCGAGAATGGTCGGGTGATAGTGGTCAACGATTCCACGCTGTACGGCGGATCGGCGGAGTATCACTGCATACCGAACTACAACCGGATTGGCCAGTACCTGCGCAAGTGCACCGAGGATGGAGCCTGGAGCGGCAAGCAGCCGCGCTGTGAATTGGCCACGGCGGAGGGTCAGGAGACTTCGGAGCTGGGCACGGGCGTGGGCATTGGTGCCACCGTGATTGTCGCCCTGCTGGTGATCTTTGGTCTGATCTTCCTCTATCGCAACAAGGCGAGACCCGTCAAGAACACGGAGAACGTGCAGGCGGCAGAGACGAAGGACGAGCGCAATGCCGCCGTAATGTCCTACTCCACACTGGAGGCCAACAACCGGATGCACATGGACAACAATCCGTCGGCGACGTTCAACACGTTCCACGGCGGAGCCGGCGGAAGGAGCAACGGCGGCGGTAATCCGGATCCAAATAGCAATGGTGAAAGACTGAACAACAATCGGTCGG AAAACATTTACGATCAAATACCAAACGAGCAATTCTACGACGCTCCCTACGAGATGCGCACCAATGATGAGGTTTACGAACCGGAACCGGTGGCCAGTAATGTCATCACCATCAACGGGATTTCCGTGAGATAG
- the LOC117147594 gene encoding uncharacterized protein LOC117147594, with translation MPVQQVRPVSTYDNLGVSQSRQLTAAGMAGEPEAEVEVELNGSHTSHSIAAVKAALNDAKSKFFGINNYESPVASKSAAGVTTMAKPEPRYQNVPQREELPAAAAPDPPAQPAQPPAPAGDHSRALRYATTYEQIPLSDLEAPQASQAVYMSTTVPQNMKGMKIAGRHTPTRNSLRHSRMIVVNHKNHDSLQATRNLNISRQLLVMQLAVGLFIVALAAWILILAPNASILINPYLSGLSLLLASIAGLILLRRDHKITEHRPPNSCYKVLLAESYVFTGLALIFCCLALVCAAIEFAELISSADGECGPTSSSLLSYHNCTCLAAGEVVANYSSSEASATAFAAGQEEPSQNDGCAELRIEWKYLLAFSMALNTLGVVATFLYITLFICCHRKREHFYTSV, from the exons ATGCCAGTGCAGCAAGTGCGTCCCGTGAGCACCTACGACAACTTGGGCGTCTCCCAGTCCAGGCAGCTGACGGCCGCCGGTATGGCTGGCGAACCGGAAGCGGAAGTCGAAGTGGAGCTCAATGGCAGCCACACCAGCCACAGCATAGCCGCTGTGAAGGCGGCTCTCAACGATGCCAAGTCCAAGTTCTTTGGCATCAACAACTATGAGTCACCCGTGGCCAGCAAGAGTGCAGCCGGAGTGACGACGATGGCCAAGCCGGAGCCAAGGTACCAAAATGTTCCGCAACGCGAGGAGCTGCCGGCAGCGGCTGCTCCCGATCCTCCAGCGCAACCAGCACAGCCGCCGGCTCCAGCTGGCGATCATAGTAGGGCACTGCGCTATGCGACCACCTACGAACAGATTCCACTCAGCGACTTGGAAGCACCGCAGGCATCGCAG GCCGTCTACATGAGCACCACAGTGCCGCAGAACATGAAGGGCATGAAGATCGCCGGACGACATACGCCAACTCGCAACAGCCTGAGGCACAGCCGCATGATCGTTGTCAATCACAAAAACCACGACA GTCTCCAGGCCACCAGGAATCTGAATATATCGCGCCAGCTTCTGGTTATGCAATTAGCTGTGGGCCTGTTCATTGTGGCTCTTGCCGCTTGGATACTAATCCTGGCCCCCAATGCGTCCATATTGATTAATCCGTATCTGAGTGGACTGTCG ctgcttttggccagcatTGCCGGGCTCATACTGCTGCGACGGGATCACAAGATCACGGAGCACCGACCGCCCAACAGTTGCTACAAGGTCCTGCTGGCCGAGTCGTATGTGTTCACTGGCCTGGCGCTAATCTTCTGCTGCTTGGCCCTCGTCTGTGCGGCCATTGAGTTCGCGGAGCTCATCTCATCCGCAGACGGAGAATGTGGCCCAACATCGAGCTCACTGCTTAGCTATCACAATTGCACATGCTTGGCGGCAGGTGAAGTGGTGGCCAACTACTCCTCCTCCGAGGCTTCAGCAACAGCATTCGCAGCTGGCCAGGAGGAGCCGTCACA AAACGATGGTTGTGCCGAGCTTCGGATCGAATGGAAGTATCTGCTCGCCTTCTCCATGGCGCTCAACACTCTGGGCGTTGTTGCAACATTCTTATACATAACGCTATTTATTTGTTGCCACCGCAAGCGAGAACACTTTTACACGTCTGTGTAG
- the LOC117147592 gene encoding glutathione hydrolase 1 proenzyme: protein MYIRIGLNSLISVVIVILVAVYIYRHPGGNAGTRKTSRRPPNPEDPLPPSNSPLHRFSQAAICSDSDVCSQLARTVLENGGSAVDGALAALICNGLIGMQSMGIGGGMVMNIYVAKENKSYSILAREMAPLALRAENFSSFRDEQDFKRSGWSIAVPAELAGYAVAHQRFGRLKWKDLVLPTLELCRRGYRLYKHQYDALILNQDMIRADPGLRRMFIDPATGRFWPLGHLVRPAAQLCTTYDRLANEGPLSFYRGSIADDLLADLRDAGSAITKEDLNQAHAKLSRAIVMPLDEYDLHLTPPPGSGHVLGFMMNILKEFRAEFAKAGIMSPRQIHLLVEAMKFGFVKRWQLDESASEELLANLTSYELAKSVARKINHTHTFNRPEFYGAAPGIQVRDEHGTAHTSVLHENDAVSVTSSINFYFGSGRTGRRTGVIFNNAMSDFSIEQLKNYFDLPFVAGTNGVAPAARPMSSMSPVIVTERASGKVRLVVGAAGGTKIISALLPLLVRILWQEASIKTAIDASRLHHQMLPNVLLYEYGLRQSDVDSLAERGHRCERYENRGSVICGIAQANDTIWVNSDFRKPGGVSGF, encoded by the exons ATGTACATTAGGATAGGATTGAACAGTTTGATATCCGTGGTGATTGTCATCCTGGTGGCAGTCTATATCTACCGACATCCGGGCGGAAATG CTGGCACAAGGAAGACGTCCAGGAGACCGCCAAACCCGGAGGATCCACTGCCGCCCTCCAATTCGCCGCTCCATCGATTCTCCCAGGCGGCCATTTGCTCCGACAGCGATGTATGCAGCCAGTTGGCCAGAACAGTCCTGGAGAACGGAGGAAGTGCTGTGGATGGCGCCTTGGCGGCCCTGATTTGCAACGGACTCATCGGGATGCAGAGCATGGGCATCGGTGGCGGCATGGTCATGAACATTTACGTGGCCAAGGAGAACAAATCCTACAGCATTCTGGCCAGGGAAATGGCGCCGCTGGCACTGCGTGCGGAGAACTTCTCGTCGTTTCGCGATGAGCAGGATTTCAAGAGATCCGGCTGGTCCATTGCCGTGCCAGCTGAATTGGCCGGCTATGCGGTGGCCCACCAGAGATTCGGGCGGCTGAAGTGGAAGGATttggtgctgcccactttgGAATTGTGTCGTCGTGGCTACCGATTGTATAAGCACCAGTACGATGCGCTCATACTCAACCAGGACATGATCAGGGCCGATCCCGGCCTGCGCCGAATGTTCATCGATCCCGCCACCGGGCGCTTCTGGCCATTGGGCCATCTCGTTCGCCCCGCGGCTCAATTGTGCACCACCTACGATCGGTTGGCCAACGAGGGACCACTCAGTTTCTACCGCGGATCTATCGCCGATGATCTGCTGGCCGACTTGAGGGACGCGGGCAGTGCAATAACTAAGGAAGACCTCAACCAAGCGCACGCCAAGTTGAGTAGGGCGATTGTGATGCCACTGGATGAGTATGATCTCCATTTGACTCCTCCACCTGGAAGTGGTCACGTTCTCGGCTTTATGATGAACATACTCAAGGAGTTCCGGGCGGAATTCGCAAAAGCGGGAATTATGAGCCCACGCCAAATCCATTTGCTGGTCGAGGCGATGAAGTTTGGATTCGTGAAGCGATGGCAACTGGACGAATCCGCGAGCGAGGAG CTTTTGGCTAACTTGACCAGTTATGAATTGGCAAAATCCGTGGCTAGGAAAATTAACCACACACATACCTTTAACCGCCCAGAGTTCTATGGAGCAGCACCTGGTATTCAAGTACGAGATGAGCACGGCACAGCGCACACTTCAGTGCTCCATGAAAACGATGCTGTTTCAGTGACCAGCTCCATCAATTTCTA TTTTGGCAGTGGACGAACTGGCAGACGCACAGGTGTCATCTTTAACAACGCCATGTCGGATTTCTCCATCGAGCAGCTCAAGAACTACTTCGATCTGCCCTTCGTGGCTGGCACGAATGGTGTAGCTCCTGCCGCCCGTCCCATGTCCTCCATGAGTCCAGTGATTGTCACCGAACGCGCCTCTGGCAAAGTTCGCTTGGTTGTGGGTGCCGCTGGCGGTACCAAAATAATATCCGCCCTCCTGCCCCTCCTCGTGCGCATCCTGTGGCAGGAGGCGAGCATCAAGACCGCCATCGATGCCAGTCGCCTCCATCATCAAATGCTGCCCAATGTTCTGCTCTACGAGTATGGACTACGGCAGAGCGATGTGGATAGCTTGGCGGAGAGGGGACATCGATGCGAGCGTTATGAGAACCGCGGTTCCGTCATCTGTGGAATCGCTCAAGCAAATGACACCATCTGGGTGAATTCGGATTTTCGGAAGCCAGGTGGAGTTAGTGGATTTTAA
- the LOC117147519 gene encoding regucalcin isoform X1 — protein MMLLIPVVAVCLFGLTMSYKVEPLPDSYAGLGEGPHWDVARQSLYYVDLEAGSLLRYDYAQNKVYKTKIEGETLAGFVLPVEGRPQEFAVGCGRRVVIVNWDGVSPSAKVVRTLFEVQPLMDKNRLNDAKVDPRGRFFGGTMRYIGDEFEFRHGELYRWEAGGQVSVIKGDVGISNGLAWDEKAKKFYYIDTTDYEVKSYDYNFETGVATNPKVIFNLRKNSPKDHLLPDGLTIDTEGNLYVATFNGATIYKVNPNTGKILLEIKFPTKQITSAAFGGPNLDILYVTTAAKFDQPAPAGTTYKVTGLNATGYPGVNLKV, from the exons ATGATGTTACTAATTCCCGTTGTTGCAGTGTGCCTTTTCGGCCTAACG ATGTCGTACAAGGTGGAACCACTGCCCGATTCCTACGCCGGCCTGGGCGAGGGTCCTCACTGGGATGTGGCCAGGCAGAGCCTGTACTATGTGGACCTGGAGGCGGGCAGCCTGCTCCGCTACGACTATGCCCAGAACAAGGTCTACAAGACGAAGATCGAGGGCGAGACCTTGGCCGGATTCGTGCTGCCCGTGGAGGGACGTCCGCAGGAGTTCGCCGTCGGCTGCGGTCGGCGCGTGGTGATCGTCAACTGGGATGGCGTCTCGCCCAGCGCCAAGGTGGTGCGCACCCTGTTCGAGGTGCAGCCGCTGATGGATAAGAATCGTCTGAACGACGCCAAGGTGGATCCCCGTGGTCGCTTCTTTGGCGGCACCATGCGCTACATTGGCGATGAGTTCGAGTTCCGTCACGGCGAGCTGTACCGCTGGGAGGCCGGTGGCCAGGTGTCGGTGATCAAGGGCGATGTGGGCATCTCCAACGGACTGGCGTGGGACGAGAAGGCCAAGAAGTTCTACTACATCGATACCACCGACTACGAGGTGAAGTCGTATGACTATAACTTCGAGACCGGCGTGGCCACCAATCCCAAGGTGATATTCAACCTGCGCAAGAACAGTCCCAAGGATCATCTGCTGCCCGATGGCCTGACCATCGATACCGAGGGCAACCTGTATGTGGCCACCTTCAATGGCGCCACCATCTACAAGGTTAATCCCAA CACTGGCAAGATCCTGCTGGAGATCAAGTTCCCAACCAAACAGATTACCTCCGCCGCCTTCGGTGGCCCCAACTTGGACATCCTGTACGTGACCACCGCCGCCAAGTTCGATCAGCCCGCTCCGGCTGGCACCACCTACAAGGTGACCGGACTGAACGCCACCGGCTATCCCGGCGTCAACCTGAAGGTCTAG
- the LOC117147519 gene encoding regucalcin isoform X2, which produces MSYKVEPLPDSYAGLGEGPHWDVARQSLYYVDLEAGSLLRYDYAQNKVYKTKIEGETLAGFVLPVEGRPQEFAVGCGRRVVIVNWDGVSPSAKVVRTLFEVQPLMDKNRLNDAKVDPRGRFFGGTMRYIGDEFEFRHGELYRWEAGGQVSVIKGDVGISNGLAWDEKAKKFYYIDTTDYEVKSYDYNFETGVATNPKVIFNLRKNSPKDHLLPDGLTIDTEGNLYVATFNGATIYKVNPNTGKILLEIKFPTKQITSAAFGGPNLDILYVTTAAKFDQPAPAGTTYKVTGLNATGYPGVNLKV; this is translated from the exons ATGTCGTACAAGGTGGAACCACTGCCCGATTCCTACGCCGGCCTGGGCGAGGGTCCTCACTGGGATGTGGCCAGGCAGAGCCTGTACTATGTGGACCTGGAGGCGGGCAGCCTGCTCCGCTACGACTATGCCCAGAACAAGGTCTACAAGACGAAGATCGAGGGCGAGACCTTGGCCGGATTCGTGCTGCCCGTGGAGGGACGTCCGCAGGAGTTCGCCGTCGGCTGCGGTCGGCGCGTGGTGATCGTCAACTGGGATGGCGTCTCGCCCAGCGCCAAGGTGGTGCGCACCCTGTTCGAGGTGCAGCCGCTGATGGATAAGAATCGTCTGAACGACGCCAAGGTGGATCCCCGTGGTCGCTTCTTTGGCGGCACCATGCGCTACATTGGCGATGAGTTCGAGTTCCGTCACGGCGAGCTGTACCGCTGGGAGGCCGGTGGCCAGGTGTCGGTGATCAAGGGCGATGTGGGCATCTCCAACGGACTGGCGTGGGACGAGAAGGCCAAGAAGTTCTACTACATCGATACCACCGACTACGAGGTGAAGTCGTATGACTATAACTTCGAGACCGGCGTGGCCACCAATCCCAAGGTGATATTCAACCTGCGCAAGAACAGTCCCAAGGATCATCTGCTGCCCGATGGCCTGACCATCGATACCGAGGGCAACCTGTATGTGGCCACCTTCAATGGCGCCACCATCTACAAGGTTAATCCCAA CACTGGCAAGATCCTGCTGGAGATCAAGTTCCCAACCAAACAGATTACCTCCGCCGCCTTCGGTGGCCCCAACTTGGACATCCTGTACGTGACCACCGCCGCCAAGTTCGATCAGCCCGCTCCGGCTGGCACCACCTACAAGGTGACCGGACTGAACGCCACCGGCTATCCCGGCGTCAACCTGAAGGTCTAG
- the LOC117147520 gene encoding chromatin accessibility complex 16kD protein: protein MGEPRSQPPVERPPTAETFLPLSRVRTIMKSSMDTGLITNEVLFLMTKCTELFVRHLAGAAYTEEFSQRPGETLKYEHLSQVVNKNKNLEFLLQIVPQKIRVHQFQEMLRLNRSAGSDDDDDDDDDDDDDEEESESGSESDE, encoded by the coding sequence ATGGGCGAACCAAGGAGCCAACCGCCCGTGGAGCGTCCACCGACCGCGGAGACCTTTCTGCCCCTCAGCCGCGTGCGTACGATCATGAAGAGCTCCATGGACACGGGCCTGATCACCAACGAGGTGCTCTTCCTGATGACCAAGTGCACGGAGCTATTCGTTCGCCATTTGGCGGGTGCGGCATACACGGAGGAATTCAGCCAGCGACCGGGCGAAACACTCAAGTACGAGCACCTCTCCCAGGTGGTCAACAAGAACAAGAATCTGGAGTTTCTGCTGCAGATCGTGCCGCAGAAGATTCGTGTGCATCAGTTCCAGGAGATGCTGCGACTAAATCGCTCCGCCGGcagcgacgacgacgacgacgacgacgatgacgacgacgacgacgaagaAGAGTCCGAATCGGGATCGGAGTCTGATGAATAG